A single genomic interval of Nostoc commune NIES-4072 harbors:
- a CDS encoding DUF6464 family protein, whose amino-acid sequence MLKTLLVIAVGFLPSLISLWAIRKTHARSRLRMRQAAMNFSVVQGRQNVRPVEGDRYYLEGVGYLIGDISCKFNARSGYMRCAVNPEGPCNGCRHYEPKELAGSEKRA is encoded by the coding sequence GTGTTAAAGACACTTTTAGTGATTGCCGTTGGTTTTTTACCGTCCCTGATTTCTTTGTGGGCGATCCGCAAAACCCATGCGCGATCGCGCTTACGGATGAGGCAAGCAGCCATGAATTTTTCAGTAGTCCAAGGACGGCAAAATGTCAGACCTGTAGAAGGCGATCGCTATTATTTAGAAGGCGTGGGTTATCTGATTGGCGATATCAGTTGCAAATTTAATGCCCGGTCTGGCTATATGCGCTGTGCTGTCAATCCCGAAGGCCCTTGTAATGGTTGCCGTCACTACGAACCTAAGGAATTAGCAGGTAGTGAAAAAAGGGCTTAA
- a CDS encoding ABC transporter substrate-binding protein codes for MNNAIAQTTALLSTCALLLTGCGGGGGSVTNSPDSTTNNTTTNTTQTTTTSGAIPIGIALAQTSNVALLGQEGFVGARIAEKYFNSKGGINGTPIKLVIQDTSGDEAGAINAFQTLINKDKVVGIVGPTLSQQAFSADPIAERAKVPVIGASNTANGIPEIGDYVARVSAPVSIVAPNSLKAALKQNPQIKKVAVFYAQNDAFNKSETEIFQKAVKEQGLELVTVQKFQTTDTDFQAQATNALNLKPDLVIISGLAADGGNLVRQLRELGYKGIIIGGNGLNTPNVLSVCKALCDGVLIAQAYSPEYPGEINKVFRQTYIEQYKKEPAQFTGQSFAAVQVYVEALKELDKKTKISTLPLDKLRTELNKQILAGKYDTPLGEIAFTPVGDVIQKEFYVAQIKMDKDGNTGKFVFIK; via the coding sequence ATGAACAACGCGATCGCTCAGACAACAGCATTATTATCAACTTGCGCTTTACTACTAACAGGCTGTGGTGGTGGCGGTGGTTCTGTGACAAATTCTCCAGATAGTACTACAAATAACACTACAACTAACACCACCCAGACTACCACTACATCAGGTGCTATTCCCATCGGTATTGCCTTAGCACAAACCAGCAACGTAGCATTACTTGGTCAAGAGGGATTCGTGGGAGCCAGAATTGCCGAGAAGTATTTCAATAGTAAAGGTGGTATTAATGGCACTCCGATTAAATTGGTAATCCAAGATACTAGCGGTGATGAAGCTGGAGCAATTAACGCTTTTCAAACCTTAATTAACAAAGATAAAGTTGTCGGTATTGTTGGGCCTACTTTGTCACAGCAAGCTTTTAGTGCTGACCCCATCGCCGAACGTGCTAAAGTCCCAGTTATTGGCGCATCAAATACCGCAAACGGAATTCCAGAAATCGGTGATTATGTAGCTCGTGTATCTGCCCCCGTCTCTATAGTTGCTCCTAATTCGCTGAAAGCTGCACTCAAGCAGAATCCTCAAATTAAAAAAGTGGCAGTTTTTTACGCCCAAAATGATGCATTTAATAAATCGGAAACGGAGATTTTTCAAAAAGCAGTAAAAGAACAAGGGCTAGAATTAGTAACAGTTCAAAAGTTCCAAACTACTGATACAGACTTTCAAGCCCAAGCTACCAATGCACTTAACTTAAAACCAGATTTAGTAATTATTTCAGGGCTAGCGGCTGATGGTGGTAACTTAGTGCGGCAACTGCGAGAACTGGGTTATAAAGGTATAATTATTGGTGGTAATGGTCTGAATACACCAAATGTTTTATCAGTGTGCAAAGCACTGTGCGATGGTGTGCTGATTGCTCAAGCTTACAGTCCTGAATATCCTGGTGAGATTAATAAGGTATTCCGCCAAACCTATATTGAGCAATATAAGAAAGAACCAGCCCAATTCACGGGTCAATCTTTTGCTGCGGTGCAGGTATATGTTGAAGCGCTTAAAGAGTTGGATAAAAAAACCAAAATCAGCACATTACCTCTTGATAAACTGCGGACAGAATTGAACAAGCAAATACTAGCTGGAAAATATGATACTCCTTTAGGTGAGATTGCTTTTACACCAGTTGGTGATGTAATTCAAAAAGAATTTTATGTTGCTCAAATTAAGATGGATAAAGATGGAAACACTGGAAAATTCGTATTTATAAAATAG